A part of Halobaculum sp. MBLA0143 genomic DNA contains:
- a CDS encoding Panacea domain-containing protein: MAQSDDGGATGLPSRACDLSDIIREVLSYNGGRFSVEVQKLCFFSDLYAVERYGRRLTNVRYGAYMYGPYSDEIADELGNAESSNWMEMTPAMRDGHSDTRYNASDGADLTKGCEHVIRAAVDKLESLSHDELTIKSRESLPYKRTPGGEPIDFVDHYERGDLSFAEERSPVARQLNELDRLNESGRILRAAAEAKQLTPRDQQEFELITTLRPLRD, encoded by the coding sequence ATGGCACAGAGCGATGACGGTGGGGCCACTGGTCTCCCATCTAGAGCGTGTGATCTAAGCGATATCATCAGGGAGGTGCTGAGCTACAACGGCGGTCGATTCTCTGTCGAAGTCCAGAAACTGTGCTTCTTCAGTGATCTGTACGCCGTTGAGCGGTACGGACGACGACTGACCAATGTGAGATACGGCGCGTATATGTACGGGCCGTACTCCGACGAGATCGCCGACGAGTTGGGGAACGCTGAGTCATCTAACTGGATGGAGATGACCCCGGCAATGCGCGACGGCCACTCGGACACTAGGTACAACGCGAGCGACGGAGCGGACCTCACAAAAGGCTGTGAACACGTGATCCGAGCGGCTGTCGACAAACTTGAATCCCTGTCGCACGACGAGCTCACGATCAAGAGCCGTGAGTCTCTCCCATACAAACGAACACCTGGTGGCGAGCCAATCGACTTCGTAGATCACTACGAACGGGGTGACCTGAGTTTCGCAGAGGAGCGAAGTCCGGTCGCACGACAGCTAAATGAACTGGACCGACTCAACGAGAGCGGTCGGATCCTACGTGCGGCGGCTGAGGCCAAACAGCTTACACCGCGCGACCAGCAAGAGTTCGAACTAATCACTACGCTCCGACCACTTCGGGACTGA
- the gcvT gene encoding glycine cleavage system aminomethyltransferase GcvT produces the protein MTLRKPPLRDHHADRTGKFTEFGGWDMPVEFDSITTEHRAVRQSAGIFDVSHMGEIEVAGPDATTLMQRLTTNDVTTIQPGEAQYTGIVDEDGLLIDDTVVYRLPDERVPEIADGDTTEGAAFLFVPNAGNDEDAHDRWLDFRDEADLTATVRNATEDWAMFAVQGPEAPELVDATTETDLTALGRFDATFAAVAGAECLVARTGYTGEDGFEVLCPWEAAADVWSAFDAQPCGLGARDTLRIEQGFLLSGQDFHPDDDPRTPYEAGIGFAVDTDTEFVGRDALADVASPDEQFVGLELLDRGVARHGYDVVDEDGHVVGVVTSGTKVPTLERAVALGYLPTEHTDPGTRVGVVVRGQEKRAQVVEPPFES, from the coding sequence GTGACACTACGAAAGCCCCCGCTGCGAGACCACCACGCCGACCGAACGGGAAAGTTCACCGAGTTCGGCGGCTGGGACATGCCGGTGGAGTTCGACTCCATCACGACGGAACACCGGGCAGTCCGGCAGTCGGCCGGGATCTTCGACGTCTCGCACATGGGCGAGATCGAGGTGGCCGGCCCGGACGCGACCACCCTGATGCAACGGCTCACCACCAACGACGTGACGACGATCCAGCCGGGAGAGGCGCAGTACACCGGAATCGTCGACGAGGACGGGCTCCTGATCGACGACACGGTCGTCTACCGACTCCCGGACGAGCGCGTCCCGGAGATCGCCGACGGGGACACGACCGAGGGAGCGGCGTTCCTGTTCGTCCCCAACGCCGGCAACGACGAGGACGCTCACGACCGCTGGCTCGACTTCCGCGACGAGGCCGACCTGACGGCGACCGTCCGGAACGCGACGGAAGACTGGGCGATGTTCGCGGTCCAGGGCCCGGAGGCGCCGGAGCTGGTCGACGCGACGACGGAGACGGATCTGACGGCGCTGGGGCGGTTCGACGCGACGTTCGCGGCCGTCGCGGGCGCGGAGTGTCTCGTCGCCCGGACGGGCTACACCGGCGAGGACGGGTTCGAGGTGTTGTGCCCCTGGGAGGCAGCCGCAGACGTGTGGTCCGCCTTCGACGCTCAGCCGTGTGGCCTCGGTGCCCGCGACACGCTCCGCATCGAACAGGGGTTCCTCCTGTCGGGCCAGGACTTCCACCCGGACGACGACCCCCGCACCCCGTACGAGGCCGGGATCGGCTTCGCCGTCGACACGGACACGGAGTTCGTCGGCCGTGACGCGCTCGCGGACGTCGCCTCCCCGGACGAGCAGTTCGTCGGGTTGGAGCTGCTGGACCGCGGGGTGGCCCGCCACGGCTACGACGTCGTCGACGAGGACGGCCACGTCGTCGGCGTCGTCACCAGCGGGACGAAGGTGCCGACCCTGGAGCGTGCGGTCGCGCTGGGCTACCTGCCGACGGAACACACGGACCCCGGGACCCGTGTCGGCGTGGTCGTCCGTGGCCAGGAGAAACGCGCCCAGGTGGTAGAGCCGCCGTTCGAGAGCTAA
- a CDS encoding HVO_2753 family zinc finger protein codes for MSDARTDDTERRCVSCGVNVASLSAASFDCPECGTGIHRCGTCRKQSKLYECPDCGFRGP; via the coding sequence ATGAGCGACGCACGAACGGACGACACCGAGCGCCGGTGTGTCTCCTGTGGCGTCAACGTCGCGAGCCTGTCGGCCGCGTCGTTCGACTGCCCGGAGTGTGGCACCGGCATCCACCGCTGTGGCACCTGTCGAAAACAGAGCAAGCTGTACGAGTGTCCGGACTGCGGATTCAGGGGGCCGTAA
- a CDS encoding NADH-quinone oxidoreductase subunit I: protein MIGVLKSMATTMKHALSGETFTVQYPETAPEVSPRFRGVHKFSQERCIWCRQCENVCPNDTIQIVQDDMRNGEQYNLHIGQCIYCRLCEEVCPVDAILLTQNFEFTADTKDEFVYNKEQLKNVPWYKGIDPLESREPDRGAWIGEGDGEVDYQ from the coding sequence ATGATCGGAGTTCTCAAGTCGATGGCCACGACGATGAAGCACGCACTGAGCGGAGAGACGTTCACGGTGCAGTACCCGGAGACGGCACCGGAGGTCAGCCCCCGGTTCCGTGGCGTTCACAAGTTCTCACAGGAGCGGTGCATCTGGTGTCGCCAGTGTGAGAACGTCTGTCCGAACGACACGATCCAGATCGTGCAAGACGACATGCGCAACGGCGAACAGTACAACCTCCACATCGGGCAGTGTATCTACTGCCGGCTGTGCGAGGAGGTGTGTCCGGTGGACGCGATCCTGCTGACGCAGAACTTCGAGTTCACCGCCGACACCAAAGACGAGTTCGTCTACAACAAAGAACAGCTGAAGAACGTCCCGTGGTACAAGGGGATCGACCCGTTGGAGTCCCGGGAGCCGGACCGTGGCGCCTGGATCGGCGAGGGCGACGGCGAAGTGGACTACCAGTAG
- the rpl12p gene encoding 50S ribosomal protein P1, giving the protein MEYVYAALILNEAGAEIAEDNVTEVLEAAGVDVEESRVKALTAALEDVDIEEAVETAAAAPAAGAAPAGGADADEADEAEDDAEEEADEADEAEEAADEADDDDDDDAAGEGLGELFG; this is encoded by the coding sequence ATGGAGTACGTCTACGCAGCACTCATCCTGAACGAGGCGGGCGCAGAGATCGCAGAAGACAACGTGACCGAGGTCCTGGAGGCCGCGGGCGTCGACGTGGAGGAGTCCCGCGTCAAGGCGCTGACCGCAGCCCTGGAGGACGTCGACATCGAGGAGGCCGTCGAGACGGCCGCCGCGGCCCCGGCAGCCGGCGCAGCCCCGGCTGGCGGCGCCGACGCCGACGAGGCCGACGAGGCAGAAGACGACGCCGAAGAGGAGGCCGACGAGGCCGACGAGGCCGAGGAAGCCGCCGACGAGGCGGACGACGACGACGACGACGACGCCGCGGGCGAGGGCCTGGGCGAGCTGTTCGGCTGA
- a CDS encoding NADH-quinone oxidoreductase subunit D, protein MSLEDPRDPETDATTVQRSDAELETLLGDLVIGRDDHLNAPGFVVRPDTVQETLERLRTQAGYDHCSCVTAQQYEDRYETIYHLKKYDDPTQEVSVVVPTDSYDPVSESGSPQFRTADWHEREAYDLLGIEYDDHPDMRRILLPETWQGHPLSNDYDQDRPQIVPLREHANPLEQDHEGDGDTMFLNIGPHHPATHGVLHVKATLDGEQVADVEPDIGYIHRCEEQMCERGTYRHQIMPYPDRWDWGGAGLTSEWAYARAAERLNDIEVPEYAQVIRTMAAELSRILSHLLATGAYALDIVGDFTATFMYAIRDREVVQNILEDLTGQRLMFNYFRLGGVAWDLPEPRREFFDKVRSFLSELPQRLQEYHDLLTSNEIIQVRAMDTGVLPPEEAKSYGCTGPVVRGSGVDYDIRRDDPYGYYDNLDWDVAVEDGCDNFSRLLVRLREVEESGKIIEQCVDLLEDWPEDDRTVQSNVPRTLKPESDEEIYSAVEAAKGELGIYIRADGTNTPGRFKIRGPSFSNLQALPVMAEGGQIPDLIASLGSLDTIMGEVDR, encoded by the coding sequence ATGAGTCTCGAAGATCCACGCGATCCGGAGACGGACGCCACGACGGTGCAGCGGTCCGACGCGGAGCTGGAGACGCTGCTGGGGGATCTCGTGATCGGCCGCGACGACCACCTCAACGCGCCAGGGTTCGTCGTCCGGCCGGACACGGTCCAGGAGACGCTGGAGCGGCTGCGCACGCAGGCGGGCTACGACCACTGTTCGTGCGTCACCGCCCAGCAGTACGAGGACCGGTACGAGACGATCTACCACCTGAAGAAGTACGACGACCCCACACAGGAGGTGAGCGTCGTCGTCCCGACGGACAGCTACGACCCCGTCAGCGAGTCCGGCTCCCCGCAGTTCCGCACGGCCGACTGGCACGAACGGGAGGCGTACGATCTCCTCGGCATCGAGTACGACGACCACCCGGACATGCGGCGTATCCTGCTGCCGGAGACGTGGCAGGGGCACCCGTTGTCGAACGACTACGACCAGGATCGTCCCCAGATCGTCCCGCTGCGGGAGCACGCGAACCCGTTGGAGCAGGACCACGAGGGCGACGGGGACACGATGTTCCTCAACATCGGCCCGCACCACCCGGCGACGCACGGCGTGCTCCACGTCAAGGCGACGTTGGACGGGGAGCAGGTCGCCGACGTGGAGCCGGACATCGGTTACATCCACCGGTGTGAAGAACAGATGTGCGAGCGGGGCACCTACCGCCACCAGATCATGCCGTACCCGGATCGGTGGGACTGGGGCGGGGCGGGGCTCACGAGCGAGTGGGCGTACGCACGCGCCGCAGAGCGGCTGAACGACATCGAGGTGCCGGAGTACGCACAGGTGATCCGGACGATGGCGGCCGAGCTGAGCCGCATCCTCTCGCACCTGTTGGCGACCGGGGCGTACGCGCTGGACATCGTCGGCGACTTCACGGCGACGTTCATGTACGCCATTCGGGACCGCGAGGTGGTTCAGAACATCCTGGAGGACCTGACGGGCCAACGGCTGATGTTCAACTACTTCCGGCTGGGTGGTGTCGCGTGGGACCTGCCGGAGCCACGTCGGGAGTTCTTCGACAAGGTGCGGTCGTTCCTCAGCGAGCTCCCCCAGCGGCTCCAGGAGTACCACGACCTGCTGACCTCCAACGAGATCATCCAGGTGCGCGCGATGGACACCGGGGTGCTCCCGCCGGAGGAGGCGAAGTCGTACGGCTGCACCGGGCCGGTCGTCCGCGGGTCGGGTGTCGACTACGACATCCGTCGGGACGACCCGTACGGCTACTACGACAACCTCGACTGGGACGTCGCCGTCGAGGACGGCTGTGACAACTTCAGTCGACTGCTCGTTCGCCTCCGCGAGGTGGAGGAGTCCGGGAAGATCATCGAGCAGTGTGTCGACCTCTTGGAAGACTGGCCGGAGGACGACCGGACCGTCCAGTCGAACGTTCCACGGACGCTCAAGCCGGAGAGTGACGAGGAGATCTACAGCGCAGTAGAGGCCGCGAAGGGTGAACTCGGGATCTACATCCGCGCGGACGGGACGAACACGCCGGGTCGGTTCAAGATCCGCGGACCGTCGTTCTCGAACCTCCAGGCCCTGCCGGTGATGGCCGAGGGCGGCCAGATTCCGGACCTGATCGCGTCGCTCGGTAGCCTCGACACGATCATGGGCGAAGTGGACCGGTAG
- a CDS encoding NADH-quinone oxidoreductase subunit A, producing MSPWIAIGALALVGVGIPVGMMAASWVLRPSVPEQGKRTTYESGEIPTGEATGIQFNVQYYMVALLFVVFDIETVLVFPWTVIYGSALEAGVGLARILLPMLVFIGTLVIGLVWAWRQGAVDWASSPRATRNRIERNS from the coding sequence ATGAGTCCATGGATAGCAATCGGCGCGTTGGCGCTCGTCGGCGTAGGCATCCCGGTCGGGATGATGGCTGCGTCGTGGGTACTGCGCCCGAGCGTGCCGGAACAGGGGAAACGAACCACGTACGAGTCCGGGGAGATACCGACCGGCGAGGCGACGGGCATCCAGTTCAACGTCCAGTACTACATGGTGGCGTTGTTGTTCGTCGTCTTCGACATCGAGACCGTCCTCGTGTTCCCGTGGACGGTGATCTACGGGTCCGCCCTGGAGGCCGGGGTCGGATTGGCCCGAATCCTGCTACCGATGCTCGTCTTCATCGGGACGCTGGTGATCGGACTCGTCTGGGCGTGGCGACAGGGCGCGGTCGACTGGGCGTCCAGTCCACGCGCCACGCGGAACCGGATCGAACGTAACTCATGA
- a CDS encoding NADH-quinone oxidoreductase subunit B, with product MSSENQPFVTDDSEVLTDTRDARMTGSGEDNRFNSKLREAFGSSPFILTKFDKFMNWVRGSSMFMLQFGIACCSIEMMHTYGTKHDLDRFGSGVPRASPRQADVIIVPGTIVSKFAPRMKRVYDQMPEPKFVVGMGSCTISGGPFQEGYNVIKGAEEVIPVDIHVPGCPPRPEALVYGVAKLQERVANGESSPVTVKPYELEKFGDLTRDEIVDKLADQIDEEDLVMRYNWADSP from the coding sequence ATGAGCAGCGAAAATCAGCCGTTCGTCACGGACGACTCGGAGGTACTGACCGACACGCGCGACGCCCGGATGACGGGCTCCGGCGAGGACAACCGTTTCAACTCGAAGCTGCGGGAGGCGTTCGGCTCCTCGCCGTTCATCCTCACCAAGTTCGACAAGTTCATGAACTGGGTGCGGGGGTCGTCGATGTTCATGCTACAGTTCGGGATCGCCTGCTGTAGCATCGAGATGATGCACACCTACGGGACGAAACACGACCTAGACCGGTTCGGTTCCGGTGTCCCCCGGGCGTCGCCCCGTCAGGCGGACGTGATCATCGTCCCGGGGACGATCGTGTCGAAGTTCGCCCCGCGGATGAAGCGCGTGTACGACCAGATGCCGGAGCCGAAGTTCGTCGTCGGCATGGGGTCGTGTACGATCTCCGGCGGCCCGTTCCAGGAAGGGTACAACGTCATCAAGGGCGCAGAGGAGGTCATTCCGGTCGACATCCACGTCCCCGGGTGCCCGCCGCGGCCGGAGGCGCTCGTCTACGGCGTCGCCAAGCTCCAAGAGCGCGTCGCCAACGGCGAGTCCTCGCCGGTGACGGTGAAGCCGTACGAGCTAGAGAAGTTCGGCGATCTGACCCGCGACGAGATCGTGGACAAGCTCGCGGACCAGATCGACGAGGAGGATCTCGTCATGCGGTACAACTGGGCAGACAGCCCGTGA
- a CDS encoding elongation factor 1-beta, giving the protein MGKVAAQLKVMPESPEIDLDGLQETLEEALPEGAEISGIERDDVAFGLVALLPTVIVADDEGGTEAVEKAFAELDDVESVSVESVGRL; this is encoded by the coding sequence ATGGGGAAGGTCGCCGCACAGCTGAAAGTGATGCCGGAGAGCCCCGAGATCGACCTCGACGGACTCCAGGAGACGCTGGAGGAGGCGCTGCCGGAGGGCGCCGAGATCAGCGGCATCGAACGTGACGACGTCGCGTTCGGGTTGGTCGCGCTGCTCCCGACCGTCATCGTTGCCGACGACGAGGGCGGGACGGAGGCCGTCGAGAAGGCGTTCGCGGAGCTGGACGACGTGGAGTCCGTCTCCGTGGAGTCCGTCGGCCGGCTGTAA
- the gcvH gene encoding glycine cleavage system protein GcvH — MSFDVPADRRYLESHEYLTDDEPHRVGITDFAQDELGDVVFVELPDEGEEIDAGEEFGVVESIKAVSDLYIPVTAEVTAVNEDLFDRPELVNEDPYGDGWMLEVEPTGDDDDLLTADEYDDQIQ; from the coding sequence GTGAGCTTCGACGTACCTGCCGACCGCCGTTACTTGGAGTCCCACGAGTACCTCACAGACGACGAACCCCACCGCGTGGGGATCACCGACTTCGCACAGGACGAACTCGGCGACGTGGTGTTCGTCGAACTGCCGGACGAGGGCGAGGAGATCGACGCCGGCGAGGAGTTCGGCGTCGTGGAGTCGATCAAGGCCGTCTCGGACCTGTACATCCCCGTCACGGCCGAGGTGACGGCCGTCAACGAGGACCTGTTCGACCGCCCGGAACTCGTCAACGAAGACCCGTACGGCGACGGCTGGATGCTGGAGGTGGAGCCGACCGGCGACGACGACGACCTGTTGACCGCAGACGAGTACGACGACCAGATTCAGTAG
- a CDS encoding tripartite tricarboxylate transporter permease: protein MTDGTALAAATVAGCGLGLCSGLVPGLHANNLAVLLLAAAPRLGAPPLVLGCAMLSAGVVHTFLDVVPSLVLGVPDAAMAASALPGHELVLGGRGREALRLSAVGSGLALATAVPVALPLTAVAVDLYPRLRPHLPLLLAGVAVVGVATEPTWRRRGVAAVSFLLAALLGAATPERTPTALVAVGGTLTPLFAGLFGVPVLVDALDGGGVPPQADARLALAPRAVGVAAGAGTGAGAAVGYLPGVSAGVAATLALPFTTGRDPAREYIVATSGANTATAVFALFAFVALGTPRSGVLVAMSEAGVPPRLPPLLAATVVAGGVGVLGVTLAGDAAFAVARRVPQRELVVAVLGFVTALSAAFAGVTGVVALAAAGAVGFLPARFGCRRVHLMGVLLGPIVVGA, encoded by the coding sequence GTGACGGACGGCACGGCGCTCGCGGCGGCGACGGTGGCGGGCTGTGGGCTCGGACTCTGTAGCGGGCTGGTCCCGGGGTTGCACGCCAACAACCTCGCAGTGCTCCTGTTGGCGGCGGCGCCGCGGCTCGGCGCCCCGCCGCTCGTGCTCGGGTGTGCGATGCTGTCGGCCGGCGTAGTCCACACGTTCTTGGACGTGGTGCCGTCGCTCGTGCTGGGCGTGCCGGACGCCGCGATGGCTGCGAGCGCGCTGCCGGGCCACGAACTCGTGTTGGGCGGGCGGGGCCGGGAGGCGTTGCGGCTGTCGGCCGTCGGGAGTGGGCTGGCGCTGGCGACGGCCGTCCCCGTCGCGCTGCCGCTGACGGCCGTCGCCGTGGATCTGTACCCACGGCTCCGGCCACACCTCCCACTGTTGCTCGCCGGGGTGGCGGTCGTCGGAGTAGCGACGGAGCCGACGTGGCGCCGACGCGGCGTGGCGGCGGTCTCGTTCCTGTTGGCCGCACTGCTGGGGGCGGCGACGCCGGAACGGACGCCGACGGCGCTGGTGGCCGTCGGTGGCACGCTCACGCCGTTGTTCGCCGGGCTGTTCGGCGTGCCGGTGCTCGTGGACGCGTTGGACGGCGGCGGTGTGCCGCCGCAGGCGGACGCGCGGCTCGCGTTGGCTCCACGGGCGGTCGGGGTCGCGGCCGGGGCGGGCACGGGCGCGGGCGCGGCGGTCGGCTACCTCCCCGGCGTGTCGGCGGGCGTGGCGGCGACGCTGGCGCTGCCGTTCACGACCGGGCGTGACCCCGCCAGAGAGTACATCGTCGCCACGAGCGGGGCGAACACGGCGACGGCGGTGTTCGCACTGTTCGCGTTCGTCGCCCTGGGTACTCCGCGGTCCGGCGTACTCGTCGCGATGTCGGAGGCCGGGGTCCCGCCCCGACTCCCGCCGTTGCTCGCGGCGACGGTCGTCGCCGGCGGCGTCGGGGTGTTGGGGGTGACGCTCGCCGGCGACGCGGCGTTCGCGGTCGCCCGCCGCGTGCCACAGCGAGAGCTGGTCGTCGCCGTCTTGGGGTTCGTGACGGCGTTGTCGGCGGCGTTCGCCGGTGTCACCGGCGTGGTCGCGCTGGCGGCCGCCGGCGCCGTCGGCTTCCTCCCCGCTCGGTTCGGCTGTCGACGGGTCCACCTCATGGGGGTGTTGTTGGGGCCGATCGTCGTCGGTGCCTGA
- a CDS encoding 50S ribosomal protein L10: MSDADTSHKTANVPQWKREEVDELVEFVDSYDAVGVVDLTGIPSRQLQDMRRELHGQASLRMSRNTLTVRALEEVGDGVADLTEEMTGHVGLIGTNDNPFGLYKQLEASKTSAPIGAGEVAPSEVVIPEGDTGVDPGPFVGELQQVGADARIQEGSIQVLSDSVVAEPGDEVSADLANVLGELGIEPKEVGLDLRAVVADGVVFEPDDLAIDVDEYRADVEAAAAGARNLSINAAVPTARTAGALLGKAAGEAKSLGLFAAVEDEDLMPDLVAKADSQVRALAAEIDDEEALPEELRGVEPAAAEPDDTESEPDAEPDAEETADEDAQETADDAEEDDTDDDDGAAGLGDMFGD; this comes from the coding sequence CACAAGACCGCGAACGTCCCGCAGTGGAAGCGCGAGGAGGTGGACGAACTCGTCGAGTTCGTCGACTCGTACGACGCGGTCGGCGTGGTGGATCTCACGGGGATCCCCTCCCGGCAGCTCCAGGACATGCGCCGTGAGCTCCACGGCCAGGCGTCGCTGCGGATGAGTCGGAACACGCTCACCGTGCGCGCCTTGGAGGAGGTCGGCGACGGAGTCGCCGACCTCACGGAGGAGATGACCGGCCACGTCGGACTGATCGGGACGAACGACAACCCGTTCGGCCTGTACAAGCAGCTGGAGGCGTCGAAGACCTCGGCACCCATCGGTGCCGGCGAGGTCGCCCCCAGCGAGGTCGTCATCCCGGAGGGGGACACGGGGGTCGACCCCGGTCCGTTCGTCGGTGAGCTCCAACAGGTGGGCGCAGACGCGCGCATCCAGGAGGGGTCGATCCAGGTGTTGTCGGACTCCGTCGTCGCCGAGCCCGGCGACGAGGTGAGCGCCGACCTCGCCAACGTGCTCGGAGAGCTCGGTATCGAGCCGAAGGAGGTCGGACTCGACCTCCGTGCCGTCGTCGCCGACGGCGTCGTGTTCGAGCCGGACGACCTGGCGATCGACGTCGACGAGTACCGCGCGGACGTCGAGGCGGCGGCCGCCGGCGCTCGGAACCTCTCGATCAACGCCGCAGTCCCGACCGCCCGGACGGCCGGCGCGCTGCTCGGGAAGGCGGCCGGCGAGGCGAAGAGTCTCGGGCTGTTCGCGGCCGTGGAAGACGAGGACCTGATGCCGGACCTCGTCGCCAAGGCCGACTCGCAGGTCCGTGCACTCGCCGCCGAGATCGACGACGAGGAGGCGCTTCCGGAGGAACTGCGCGGTGTCGAGCCCGCAGCCGCCGAGCCGGACGACACGGAGTCCGAGCCGGACGCGGAGCCGGACGCCGAGGAGACGGCAGACGAAGACGCACAGGAGACGGCAGACGACGCCGAGGAAGACGACACCGACGACGACGACGGTGCTGCCGGACTCGGCGACATGTTCGGAGACTAA
- the hisF gene encoding imidazole glycerol phosphate synthase subunit HisF: MTLTKRIIPCIDVDLDDDGNAAVYTGVNFESLEFTGDPVEMARKYDAAGADEFVFLDITASAEGRETMLDTVERVADEVFIPLTVGGGIRTRDDVRETLRAGADKVSINSGAIARPALIEEGAAAFGSQCIVVSVDARRRFDEQGEHYAEVDGESCWFECTVKGGREGTDVDVIEWVAEAEDRGAGELFVNSIDADGTKDGYDIPLTRAVCDTVSTPVIASSGCGGPEDMHEVFTEADADAGLAASIFHFDEFGIDEVKQYLDERGVPVRL, translated from the coding sequence GTGACACTCACGAAACGGATCATCCCGTGTATCGACGTGGACTTGGACGACGACGGGAACGCGGCCGTCTACACCGGCGTGAACTTCGAGAGCCTGGAGTTCACCGGGGACCCGGTGGAGATGGCCCGGAAGTACGACGCTGCCGGCGCAGACGAGTTCGTCTTCCTCGACATCACCGCCAGCGCCGAGGGGCGCGAGACGATGCTGGACACCGTCGAACGGGTCGCAGACGAGGTGTTCATCCCGTTGACCGTCGGCGGCGGCATCCGTACCAGAGACGACGTGCGGGAGACGCTCCGGGCGGGCGCGGACAAGGTGTCGATCAACTCCGGCGCCATCGCTCGTCCGGCGCTGATCGAGGAGGGTGCCGCCGCCTTCGGCAGCCAGTGTATCGTCGTCAGTGTCGACGCCCGCCGTCGGTTCGACGAACAGGGAGAACACTACGCCGAGGTCGACGGCGAGTCCTGTTGGTTCGAGTGTACCGTGAAGGGCGGCCGCGAGGGGACGGACGTGGACGTGATCGAGTGGGTCGCCGAGGCGGAAGACCGGGGCGCCGGCGAGCTGTTCGTCAACTCCATCGACGCCGACGGCACCAAGGACGGCTACGACATCCCGCTCACCCGGGCGGTGTGTGACACCGTCTCCACGCCCGTCATCGCCTCCTCCGGCTGTGGCGGCCCCGAAGACATGCACGAGGTGTTCACCGAGGCCGACGCGGACGCCGGGCTGGCGGCGTCGATCTTCCACTTCGACGAGTTCGGCATCGACGAGGTGAAGCAGTACCTCGACGAGCGTGGCGTTCCGGTGCGGCTGTAA
- a CDS encoding NADH-quinone oxidoreductase subunit H has product MTPLQLSDVIGGYLPVGGLAGEILSALIGAFLIANFLLVNTAVAGPWAKRKITAAFTDRIAVNRIGPFGLFIIVADALRLLSKELIVPEGVDRPAWDLAPLLIPFSALLGFAVIPMGNGVQLADPETGLVFAFAASSIASLGLLMMGYASNNKYSLLGGLRAVASNIAYEIPLVVTAASVVLFTGTLQMSEIVAQQANNSLIAFAGVSIPQWFAFVNPFAFALFLLANLAEVGRNPFDIPEAPTEIVAGYQTEYSSVYFVLIYLGEFIHIFLGGALAAVLFLGGGSAPISALSFIPEFVWFTVKMWAFYLFTQWARSAVPRLRPDQFMNVGWKGMLILSFTNLVLTAVIVGVLV; this is encoded by the coding sequence ATGACACCGTTACAGCTCTCCGACGTCATCGGCGGGTACCTCCCCGTCGGTGGACTGGCCGGTGAGATCCTGAGTGCCCTGATCGGGGCGTTCCTGATCGCCAACTTCCTGCTCGTCAACACGGCCGTCGCAGGTCCGTGGGCGAAACGGAAGATCACGGCCGCGTTCACGGACCGGATCGCGGTCAACCGGATCGGGCCGTTCGGGTTGTTCATTATCGTCGCAGACGCGCTCCGGCTGTTGTCGAAGGAGCTGATCGTCCCGGAGGGGGTCGACCGTCCCGCGTGGGACCTCGCGCCGTTGCTGATCCCCTTCTCTGCGCTGCTGGGTTTCGCCGTGATCCCGATGGGCAACGGCGTCCAGCTGGCAGATCCGGAGACTGGGCTCGTGTTCGCGTTCGCCGCCTCCTCCATCGCGTCGCTGGGACTCCTGATGATGGGGTACGCGTCGAACAACAAGTACTCCCTGCTGGGTGGGCTGCGGGCCGTCGCGTCCAACATCGCCTACGAGATCCCGCTCGTCGTCACGGCCGCGTCCGTCGTCCTGTTCACCGGGACGCTCCAGATGAGTGAGATCGTCGCCCAGCAGGCGAACAACTCGCTGATCGCGTTCGCTGGCGTGTCGATCCCGCAGTGGTTCGCGTTCGTCAACCCGTTCGCGTTCGCGTTGTTCCTGTTGGCGAACCTCGCGGAGGTCGGACGGAACCCGTTCGACATTCCGGAGGCGCCGACGGAGATCGTCGCCGGCTACCAGACGGAGTACTCCTCGGTGTACTTCGTGTTGATCTACCTGGGGGAGTTCATCCACATCTTCCTGGGTGGCGCGCTGGCGGCGGTGTTGTTCCTCGGCGGTGGCTCCGCGCCCATCTCGGCGCTTTCGTTCATCCCCGAGTTCGTGTGGTTCACAGTCAAGATGTGGGCCTTCTACCTGTTCACGCAGTGGGCTCGCTCGGCAGTGCCGCGTCTCCGACCGGACCAGTTCATGAACGTGGGCTGGAAGGGGATGCTGATCCTGTCGTTCACAAACCTCGTCCTCACGGCCGTGATCGTGGGGGTGCTCGTGTAA